Proteins encoded in a region of the Anopheles aquasalis chromosome 2, idAnoAquaMG_Q_19, whole genome shotgun sequence genome:
- the LOC126572910 gene encoding alpha-actinin, sarcomeric isoform X2: protein MMENGGYQGQYGDDGGYMEQEEEWEREGLLDPAWEKQQKKTFTAWCNSHLRKAGTAIENIEDDFRNGLKLMLLLEVISGETLPKPDRGKMRFHKIANVNKALDFIASKGVKLVSIGAEEIVDGNLKMTLGMIWTIILRFAIQDISVEEMTAKEGLLLWCQRKTAPYKNVNVQNFHLSFKDGLAFCALIHRHRPDLIDYSKLSKDNPLENLNTAFDVAEKYLDIPRMLDPDDLQNTAMPDERAVMTYVSSYYHCFSGAQKAETAANRICKVLKVNQENERLMEEYERLASDLLEWIRRTMPWLNSRQSDSTLAGVQKKLEEYRTYRRKHKPPRVEQKAKLETNFNTLQTKLRLSNRPAYMPTEGKMVSDITNSWKGLEHAEKAFEEWLLAETMRLERLEHLAQKFKHKADTHEDWTKGKEEMLQSQDYRNCKLNELKALKKKHEAFESDLAAHQDRVEQIAAIAQELNTLEYHDCASVNARCQRICDQWDRLGALTQRRRQGLDEAERILEKIDLLHLEFAKRAAPFNNWLDGAREDLVDMFIVHTMEEIQGLIQAHDQFKATLGEADKEFNVIIGLVRDAEAIVKQEQVPGGLVNPYTTLTSDLISRKWSEVRALVPQRDQTLANELRKQQNNEMLRRQFAEKANAVGPWIERQMDAVTAIGMGISGSLEEQLHRLKEYEQAVYAYKPSIEELEKIHQAVQESMIFENRYTHYTMETLRVGWEQLLTSINRNINEVENQILTRDSKGITQEQLTEFRSSFNHFDKNRTGRLAPEEFKSCLVSLGYSIGKDKQGDMDFQRILAVVDPNASGYVQFDAFLDFMTRESTDTDTAEQVIDSFRILASDKPYILPDELRRELPPDQAEYCIQRMPPYKGPNAIPGALDYMSFSTALYGESDL from the exons atgatggaaaacggTGGCTACCAAGGCCAGtacggcgatgatggcgggtacatggagcaggaggaggaatggGAGCGGGAAGGGCTGCTCGATCCGGCCtgggagaagcagcagaaaaag ACCTTCACCGCGTGGTGTAACAGCCACCTGCGCAAAGCCGGTACCGCGATCGAGAACATCGAGGATGATTTTCGTAATGGACTCAAACTCATGCTCCTGCTGGAGGTCATCTCTGGCGAGACCCTGCCAAAGCCCGACCGTGGCAAGATGCGTTTCCATAAG ATTGCCAACGTAAACAAGGCACTGGATTTCATCGCATCGAAGGGTGTGAAGCTGGTGTCGATCGGCGCGGAGGAAATCGTTGATGGCAACCTGAAGATGACCCTCGGTATGATCTGGACCATTATCCTGCGCTTCGCCATCCAGGACATTTCGGTCGAGGAGATGACTGCCAAAGAAggtctgctgctgtggtgtcAACGTAAGACCGCTCCCTACAAGAACGTCAACGTGCAGAACTTCCATCTTAGCTTCAAG GATGGTCTTGCCTTCTGTGCTCTTATCCATCGCCATAGACCTGATCTGATCGATTACTCCAAACTGTCGAAGGACAATCCTCTGGAGAACCTCAACACGGCGTTCGATGTCGCTGAGAAGTATCTCGACATTCCAAGAATGCTTGATCCGGACG ACTTACAGAACACCGCCATGCCAGATGAACGCGCCGTTATGACATACGTTTCATCTTACTATCATTGCTTCAGCGGGGCCCAAAAG GCTGAAACCGCTGCCAACCGTATCTGTAAAGTGCTGAAGGTCAACCAGGAGAATGAGCGACTCATGGAGGAGTACGAGCGATTGGCTAGCGAT CTCCTGGAATGGATTCGCCGTACGATGCCATGGCTGAACTCGAGACAATCGGATAGCACGTTGGCTGGGGTGCAGAAGAAGCTGGAGGAGTACAGAACGTACCGTCGCAAGCACAAGCCACCACGTGTGGAGCAGAAGGCGAAGCTCGAGACGAACTTCAACACGCTGCAGACCAAGCTGCGTCTGTCGAACCGTCCGGCGTACATGCCGACGGAGGGTAAGATGGTGTCGGACATCACCAACTCGTGGAAGGGTCTCGAGCACGCCGAGAAGGCTTTCGAGGAGTGGCTGCTGGCCGAAACCATGCGCCTCGAGCGTCTGGAGCATCTGGCCCAGAAGTTCAAGCACAAGGCGGACACCCACGAGGACTGGACCAAGGGCAAGGAGGAGATGCTGCAGTCGCAGGACTACCGCAACTGCAAGCTGAACGAGCTGAAGGCtctgaagaagaagcacgaaGCGTTCGAATCCGATCTGGCCGCTCACCAGGATCGCGTCGAGCAGATTGCTGCCATTGCTCAGGAGTTGAA CACTCTGGAGTACCATGACTGTGCGTCGGTTAACGCCCGTTGCCAGCGTATCTGCGATCAGTGGGATCGTCTTGGTGCGTTGACGCAGCGCCGTCGTCAGGGATTGGATGAAGCGGAACGTATCTTGGAGAAGATCGATCTGCTGCACCTGGAGTTCGCCAAGCGTGCGGCACCGTTCAACAACTGGCTGGACGGAGCACGCGAGGATCTGGTCGATATGTTCATCGTGCACACGATGGAAGAGATCCAGGGCCTGATCCAGGCTCACGATCAGTTCAAGGCAACTCTCGGCGAAGCCGACAAGGAGTTCAACGTCATCATTGGTCTGGTACGAGATGCCGAAGCCATCGTGAAGCAGGAGCAGGTACCTGGCGGTCTGGTGAACCCTTACACTACGCTGACATCGGATCTGATCAGCCGTAAGTGGTCGGAGGTGCGGGCACTGGTGCCGCAGCGTGACCAGACGCTGGCCAACGAGCTGCgcaagcagcagaacaacGAAATGCTGCGTCGCCAGTTCGCCGAGAAGGCCAACGCTGTTGGACCGTGGATCGAGCGGCAGATGGATGCGGTAACGGCCATCGGAATGGGCATATCGGGCTCGCTCGAGGAACAGCTGCACCGTCTGAAGGAGTACGAACAGGCGGTGTATGCGTACAAACCGAGCATTGAGGAGCTGGAGAAGATCCACCAAGCCGTGCAGGAGTCGATGATCTTCGAGAACCGCTACACGCACTACACGATGGAGACGCTGCGCGTTGGCTGGGAGCAGCTGCTCACCTCGATCAACAGGAATATCAACGAG GTTGAGAACCAGATTCTCACTCGTGACTCGAAGGGCATCACGCAGGAACAGCTCACCGAGTTCCGCTCGAGTTTCAACCACTTCGACAAGAACCGAACTGGTCGTCTGGCACCGGAAGAGTTTAAATCGTGCCTCGTCTCGCTGGGCTACTCGATCGGCAAGGACAAGCAGGGCGATATGGACTTCCAGCGCATCCTGGCCGTTGTCGATCCGAACGCGTCCGGATATGTACAGTTCGATGCGTTCCTTGACTTCATGACGCGAGAAAGCACCGATACCGATACCGCGGAACAGGTTATCGATTCGTTCAGAATTTTGGCATCTGACAAG CCTTACATTCTTCCCGATGAACTGCGCCGTGAGTTGCCCCCAGATCAGGCGGAATACTGTATCCAAAGAATGCCACCGTACAAGGGACCGAATGCCATCCCCGGAGCGCTGGATTACATGTCGTTCAGTACGGCACTGTACGGCGAGAGTGACCTGTAA
- the LOC126572910 gene encoding alpha-actinin, sarcomeric isoform X1: MMENGGYQGQYGDDGGYMEQEEEWEREGLLDPAWEKQQKKTFTAWCNSHLRKAGTAIENIEDDFRNGLKLMLLLEVISGETLPKPDRGKMRFHKIANVNKALDFIASKGVKLVSIGAEEIVDGNLKMTLGMIWTIILRFAIQDISVEEMTAKEGLLLWCQRKTAPYKNVNVQNFHLSFKDGLAFCALIHRHRPDLIDYSKLSKDNPLENLNTAFDVAEKYLDIPRMLDPDDLINTPKPDERAIMTYVSCYYHAFQGAQQAETAANRICKVLKVNQENERLMEEYERLASDLLEWIRRTMPWLNSRQSDSTLAGVQKKLEEYRTYRRKHKPPRVEQKAKLETNFNTLQTKLRLSNRPAYMPTEGKMVSDITNSWKGLEHAEKAFEEWLLAETMRLERLEHLAQKFKHKADTHEDWTKGKEEMLQSQDYRNCKLNELKALKKKHEAFESDLAAHQDRVEQIAAIAQELNTLEYHDCASVNARCQRICDQWDRLGALTQRRRQGLDEAERILEKIDLLHLEFAKRAAPFNNWLDGAREDLVDMFIVHTMEEIQGLIQAHDQFKATLGEADKEFNVIIGLVRDAEAIVKQEQVPGGLVNPYTTLTSDLISRKWSEVRALVPQRDQTLANELRKQQNNEMLRRQFAEKANAVGPWIERQMDAVTAIGMGISGSLEEQLHRLKEYEQAVYAYKPSIEELEKIHQAVQESMIFENRYTHYTMETLRVGWEQLLTSINRNINEVENQILTRDSKGITQEQLTEFRSSFNHFDKNRTGRLAPEEFKSCLVSLGYSIGKDKQGDMDFQRILAVVDPNASGYVQFDAFLDFMTRESTDTDTAEQVIDSFRILASDKPYILPDELRRELPPDQAEYCIQRMPPYKGPNAIPGALDYMSFSTALYGESDL, encoded by the exons atgatggaaaacggTGGCTACCAAGGCCAGtacggcgatgatggcgggtacatggagcaggaggaggaatggGAGCGGGAAGGGCTGCTCGATCCGGCCtgggagaagcagcagaaaaag ACCTTCACCGCGTGGTGTAACAGCCACCTGCGCAAAGCCGGTACCGCGATCGAGAACATCGAGGATGATTTTCGTAATGGACTCAAACTCATGCTCCTGCTGGAGGTCATCTCTGGCGAGACCCTGCCAAAGCCCGACCGTGGCAAGATGCGTTTCCATAAG ATTGCCAACGTAAACAAGGCACTGGATTTCATCGCATCGAAGGGTGTGAAGCTGGTGTCGATCGGCGCGGAGGAAATCGTTGATGGCAACCTGAAGATGACCCTCGGTATGATCTGGACCATTATCCTGCGCTTCGCCATCCAGGACATTTCGGTCGAGGAGATGACTGCCAAAGAAggtctgctgctgtggtgtcAACGTAAGACCGCTCCCTACAAGAACGTCAACGTGCAGAACTTCCATCTTAGCTTCAAG GATGGTCTTGCCTTCTGTGCTCTTATCCATCGCCATAGACCTGATCTGATCGATTACTCCAAACTGTCGAAGGACAATCCTCTGGAGAACCTCAACACGGCGTTCGATGTCGCTGAGAAGTATCTCGACATTCCAAGAATGCTTGATCCGGACG ATCTGATCAACACGCCGAAGCCGGATGAGCGTGCCATCATGACGTACGTGTCTTGCTACTATCACGCCTTCCAAGGAGCTCAGCAG GCTGAAACCGCTGCCAACCGTATCTGTAAAGTGCTGAAGGTCAACCAGGAGAATGAGCGACTCATGGAGGAGTACGAGCGATTGGCTAGCGAT CTCCTGGAATGGATTCGCCGTACGATGCCATGGCTGAACTCGAGACAATCGGATAGCACGTTGGCTGGGGTGCAGAAGAAGCTGGAGGAGTACAGAACGTACCGTCGCAAGCACAAGCCACCACGTGTGGAGCAGAAGGCGAAGCTCGAGACGAACTTCAACACGCTGCAGACCAAGCTGCGTCTGTCGAACCGTCCGGCGTACATGCCGACGGAGGGTAAGATGGTGTCGGACATCACCAACTCGTGGAAGGGTCTCGAGCACGCCGAGAAGGCTTTCGAGGAGTGGCTGCTGGCCGAAACCATGCGCCTCGAGCGTCTGGAGCATCTGGCCCAGAAGTTCAAGCACAAGGCGGACACCCACGAGGACTGGACCAAGGGCAAGGAGGAGATGCTGCAGTCGCAGGACTACCGCAACTGCAAGCTGAACGAGCTGAAGGCtctgaagaagaagcacgaaGCGTTCGAATCCGATCTGGCCGCTCACCAGGATCGCGTCGAGCAGATTGCTGCCATTGCTCAGGAGTTGAA CACTCTGGAGTACCATGACTGTGCGTCGGTTAACGCCCGTTGCCAGCGTATCTGCGATCAGTGGGATCGTCTTGGTGCGTTGACGCAGCGCCGTCGTCAGGGATTGGATGAAGCGGAACGTATCTTGGAGAAGATCGATCTGCTGCACCTGGAGTTCGCCAAGCGTGCGGCACCGTTCAACAACTGGCTGGACGGAGCACGCGAGGATCTGGTCGATATGTTCATCGTGCACACGATGGAAGAGATCCAGGGCCTGATCCAGGCTCACGATCAGTTCAAGGCAACTCTCGGCGAAGCCGACAAGGAGTTCAACGTCATCATTGGTCTGGTACGAGATGCCGAAGCCATCGTGAAGCAGGAGCAGGTACCTGGCGGTCTGGTGAACCCTTACACTACGCTGACATCGGATCTGATCAGCCGTAAGTGGTCGGAGGTGCGGGCACTGGTGCCGCAGCGTGACCAGACGCTGGCCAACGAGCTGCgcaagcagcagaacaacGAAATGCTGCGTCGCCAGTTCGCCGAGAAGGCCAACGCTGTTGGACCGTGGATCGAGCGGCAGATGGATGCGGTAACGGCCATCGGAATGGGCATATCGGGCTCGCTCGAGGAACAGCTGCACCGTCTGAAGGAGTACGAACAGGCGGTGTATGCGTACAAACCGAGCATTGAGGAGCTGGAGAAGATCCACCAAGCCGTGCAGGAGTCGATGATCTTCGAGAACCGCTACACGCACTACACGATGGAGACGCTGCGCGTTGGCTGGGAGCAGCTGCTCACCTCGATCAACAGGAATATCAACGAG GTTGAGAACCAGATTCTCACTCGTGACTCGAAGGGCATCACGCAGGAACAGCTCACCGAGTTCCGCTCGAGTTTCAACCACTTCGACAAGAACCGAACTGGTCGTCTGGCACCGGAAGAGTTTAAATCGTGCCTCGTCTCGCTGGGCTACTCGATCGGCAAGGACAAGCAGGGCGATATGGACTTCCAGCGCATCCTGGCCGTTGTCGATCCGAACGCGTCCGGATATGTACAGTTCGATGCGTTCCTTGACTTCATGACGCGAGAAAGCACCGATACCGATACCGCGGAACAGGTTATCGATTCGTTCAGAATTTTGGCATCTGACAAG CCTTACATTCTTCCCGATGAACTGCGCCGTGAGTTGCCCCCAGATCAGGCGGAATACTGTATCCAAAGAATGCCACCGTACAAGGGACCGAATGCCATCCCCGGAGCGCTGGATTACATGTCGTTCAGTACGGCACTGTACGGCGAGAGTGACCTGTAA
- the LOC126571693 gene encoding uncharacterized protein LOC126571693: MKCNSLSWTVILQLTVVICCVELTAGRIIHRIEDYNKPMAEPVRQCRNACLTKHLKEEINDIVVTDECSDRPNCFMCWDYCKILHEEKRIVRDLMCSDVICYSGCKTACMYYSEFYRSIKHKHTAR, from the exons ATGAAGTGCAATTCTCTCAGTTGGACGGTGATTCTACAGTTGACCGTGGTGATCTGTTGTGTGGAACTTACTGCGGGCCGTATCATACATCGGATCGAAGATTACAACAAGCCGATGGCGGAACCAGTGCGCCAATGTCGTAACGCCTGCCTTACGAAACATCTGAAGGAGGAAATCAACGATATCGTGGTAACGGACGAGTGTAGCGATCGGCCAAACTGTTTCATGTGCTGGGACTACTGCAAGATTCTGCACGAGGAGAAGCGTATCGTCCGCGATCTCATGTGTAGTGATGTGATTTGC TACTCGGGATGCAAAACCGCTTGTATGTACTATAGCGAGTTCTACCGGAGCATAAAGCACAAGCACACTGCACGATAA
- the LOC126581728 gene encoding uncharacterized protein LOC126581728, whose amino-acid sequence MDVPSMVQRSGDQLIVRRVVSGEQVILGNYIKSEQSPEPAVVDDVQPQSRLPQCRVKRNYTCSHCNYCTQNPRDYLTHLRDTHGEKIVINECKRCLYASRHYQKLVRHMKMVHGCNVDAATPSSSTPADRTELPEATQRPFVKREALKPPKGRRSYVRTQKLRDSTLDNSILFQQLVASGLTDLLQAVGDSWSFASADNRSIEDALKVEMDNTRPLDEHANKMRKSMEDVDSSPRKRNRPIPNLIPLAASPPAAAGVRSEKELLKPVPMSTLMPPEPKDQPNQPPVDFPIGLASSRISINLDTHTKCTFCELSYDSTIELANHIATAHKEDLIASLLQKSIDDSKQNVFLQTDTDSASSDMWKTLLESSLCPPESAPKGADGSESSARPSVVDVDDEVEIMENKSETYCGVETAPGYGEVTNTIPAGQPNPPGVMKKVFKCPHCSFWASTASRFHVHIVGHLNKKPFECSLCSYRSNWRWDITKHIRLKTIRDPSHKNAGVLMNDETGRRNYTKYNKYITLMQITDNSVKDTTGSYSKTLGGNAVSDLITACNIDLQAIANMAGFKLLMQDGKQPSEELDSTGQTATSAVELCDLKCQICDYRGTSKEELMLHLANSHIGLGNFALEDIDNSGENEQVVERGSSKPKNCTTSTVSNSGTPTPSTSFSSLSKPTANTSNDSSTNGTLTTSSSGAGERACLTELGDRLGEGDNGSQKVAMPTWRHNAPYRCGHCHQVSNWKHVIQRHCRLKHNGNVFIELTNTEREDGSEIDGHRGGKQGGQTSFYVVDEGSSMSTVPPLAPFSMDEPGYSASSLEPIVEINDKDTADLIGLDNILASTMTLPHDGFSLDHPDNDSSQGGMQLQCVSCDFHAESLNQLTEHLQLHIVNGTPGGQTGVDTDGENIEILAQGTVPTCLYYCPKCPARFFHESHIVLHLEHHEPNDPSQSVEASAVCRICSYRSATEEELEQHSEVHTAQYNKNTTNLQLFLDEHSIYRKPTLALLLRNGEQVLAVDPTTATAAAAPATNGGRSSSVKPSDVASSSRKMKRLKPDHHQHTDRTHRGNTEEKTPAITKPTILLCKYCDNTFDGEVALNAHVRSHFTAVLTPSAVTYYASLNNTLNKENKFELVVSGTQTTMPLRYVYDNGRRKEWSTFSKSESVLLKL is encoded by the exons ATGGATGTACCGTCTATGGTACAGCGTTCCGGGGATCAACTAATCGTTCGGCGCGTCGTGAGCGGTGAGCAAGTCATTCTCGGCAACTACATCAAGTCGGAGCAAAG cCCCGAACCAGCGGTCGTTGACGACGTGCAGCCCCAGTCACGGTTGCCCCAGTGCCGAGTGAAGCGCAACTATACGTGCAGTCACTGTAACTACTGCACGCAGAACCCTCGAGATTATCTGACCCATCTGCGGGACACGCACGGTGAGAAGATTGTCATTAACGAGTGTAAACGATGTCTGTACGCGTCCCGACACTACCAGAAGCTGGTGCGCCACATGAAGATGGTGCATGGTTGCAACGTGGATGCTgcaacgccatcatcatcaacgccagcAGATAGAACCGAATTGCCGGAAGCCACACAACGACCTTTTGTAAAACGCGAGGCGCTGAAACCGCCGAAAGGACGCCGTTCGTACGTTCGAACACAGAAATTGCGAGACTCTACACTCGATAATAGCATCTTATTTCAACAACTTGTTGCATCCGGCTTGACGGATCTATTGCAAGCCGTGGGTGACTCTTGGAGCTTTGCTAGTGCAG ataatcgatcgatcgaagacgCCTTGAAAGTTGAGATGGATAATACGAGACCGCTTGATGAG CACGCGAACAAGATGCGCAAATCAATGGAAGACGTGGATTCGTCACCGAGAAAGAGGAACCGACCGATACCAAATCTCATTCCCCTGGCGGCGTCACCGCCGGCAGCAGCCGGTGTCCGGTCGGAGAAGGAACTCCTCAAACCGGTACCAATGTCAACCCTGATGCCCCCGGAACCAAAGGACCAACCGAACCAGCCTCCGGTAGATTTTCCAATCGGCCTGGCATCGAGCCGCATATCGATAAACCTAGACACGCACACCAAGTGTACCTTTTGTGAGCTTTCGTACGATTCGACAATCGAGTTGGCCAATCACATAGCAACGGCCCACAAGGAGGACCTGATCGCTTCGTTGCTGCAGAAATCCATCGACGATAGCAAGCAGAACGTATTCCTGCAAACCGATACCGACAGTGCATCGAGTGACatgtggaaaactttgctaGAAAGTAGTCTGTGCCCCCCGGAGAGTGCGCCAAAGGGTGCGGACGGGTCGGAATCGAGTGCGCGACCGAGCGTCGTCGATGTGGACGACGAAGTGGAAATCATGGAGAACAAATCGGAAACCTATTGTGGAGTGGAAACGGCGCCTGGCTATGGCGAGGTGACCAATACGATACCCGCTGGCCAACCGAATCCGCCGGGAGTGATGAAGAAGGTTTTCAAATGCCCGCACTGTTCCTTCTGGGCTTCCACGGCGTCACGCTTTCACGTGCACATCGTTGGCCATCTGAACAAGAAGCCCTTCGAGTGTTCGCTCTGTTCTTATCGCTCGAACTGGCGCTGGGACATCACGAAGCATATCCGGCTGAAAACGATCCGAGATCCAAGCCACAAAAACGCTGGCGTGCTGATGAACGACGAAACGGGGCGCCGGAACTACACCAAATACAACAAGTACATTACGCTGATGCAGATCACGGACAACAGCGTGAAGGACACGACGGGCTCGTACAGCAAAACCCTTGGCGGAAATGCCGTCTCGGACCTGATAACGGCCTGCAACATCGATCTGCAGGCGATTGCCAACATGGCGGGCTTCAAACTGTTGATGCAAGATGGCAAACAACCGTCGGAGGAACTGGATTCGACTGGCCAAACCGCAACGTCAGCCGTAGAATTGTGCGACTTGAAATGCCAAATCTGCGATTACAG AGGAACTTCTAAAGAGGAGCTTATGCTGCACCTTGCAAACTCACACATCGGCCTGGGAAACTTTGCGTTAGAAGACATTGACAATAGTGGCGAGAACGAGCAGGTGGTCGAGCGAGGATCCAGCAAGCCCAAGAACTGTACGACCAGCACGGTTTCCAATTCCGGCACGCCCACGCCATCCACCTCGTTCAGTAGCCTAAGCAAACCTACAGCTAACACTAGCAATGATAGCTCTACTAATGGGACACTAACTACTTCTTCTTCCGGTGCGGGCGAGCGGGCATGCCTGACCGAACTGGGTGACAGACTGGGTGAAGGTGATAATGGGTCCCAAAAGGTAGCTATGCCCACGTGGCGACACAATGCACCGTACCGCTGTGGCCATTGCCATCAAGTCTCTAACTGGAAACATGTAATTCAG aGACATTGCCGCTTGAAGCACAATGGAAACGTGTTCATTGAGCTAACGAACACGGAACGAGAAGATGGGAGCGAGATCGATGGCCACAGAGGTGGCAAACAGGGTGGCCAAACTTCCTTCTACGTAGTGGACGAGGGATCCAGCATGTCAACCGTTCCACCGCTAGCTCCATTCAGCATGGACGAGCCAGGCTATTCGGCTAGCAGTCTGGAGCCGATAGTGGAAATTAATGACAAAGATACGGCCGATCTGATAGGTTTGGACAATATTTTAGCTTCCACGATGACACTGCCCCACGATGGCTTCAGTCTGGACCATCCAGACAACGATTCATCGCAGGGCGGCATGCAGCTGCAGTGTGTTTCCTGTGACTTTCATGCGGAATCACTCAACCAACTCACCGAGCACTTGCAGCTGCACATTGTCAATGGAACCCCCGGTGGACAGACCGGCGTGGACACGGATGGTGAAAACATCGAAATACTAGCCCAGGGCACGGTGCCCACGTGTCTGTACTACTGTCCCAAGTGTCCGGCAAGATTCTTCCACGAAAGCCATATCGTGCTGCATCTGGAGCATCACGAACCGAACGATCCGTCGCAATCGGTGGAAGCGAGCGCCGTATGTCGCATTTGCTCCTACCGCTCAGCTACCGAAGAGGAACTGGAGCAGCATTCCGAAGTTCACACGGCGCAGTACAACAAAAATACCACAAATTTGCAACTCTTCTTGGACGAGCACAGCATCTACCGTAAACCGAcgctggcgttgctgcttAGAAATGGAGAACAGGTTCTTGCAGTCGATccaacgacagcaacagcagcagcagcaccggcgacCAACGGGGGCAGATCGTCATCGGTGAAACCTTCGGACGTGGCATCCAGCTCTAGAAAGATGAAACGATTAAAgccggatcatcatcagcacaccgATCGGACACACCGGGGCAACACCGAGGAGAAGACACCGGCGATCACGAAGCCCACGATCTTGCTGTGCAAATATTGTGATAATACGTTCGACGGTGAGGTGGCGTTGAACGCGCACGTAAGAAGCCACTTCACGGCAGTGCTGACCCCGTCGGCGGTGACGTACTACGCGTCGCTAAATAACACGTTAAACAAGGAGAACAAGTTCGAGTTGGTTGTGTCAGGGACGCAGACCACGATGCCTTTGCGCTACGTTTACGACAACGGCCGCAGGAAGGAATGGAGCACCTTCTCCAAGTCGGAGAGCGTTTTGTTGAAACTTTGA